The stretch of DNA TCAGGAAATATTCTGGCTTGGGAAAAGGTTTTATTAGCAAATGCTTTCCATGTCCTAAtgcaaaagaaaacaaacatCCAATCCTTGGTTACATTTTAACTCCCACATCTTTTTCTTGCAATTATTAAAAATAGTAAATTTATTAATGATCTTAATGCCAATTTAACCCAACTTTAGCTCTCACAACTCATGGCACGATTTTTGAGCTccttcaaaaaaataataataaccaaaaattaatttaaaaaaaaaagtgagcTTCTATACCAATCAATCcccaaaaaaccaaaaaaaaaaaagaatagtcaACCCGTGGGACCCGCTCCCCCCTCTCCTCTCTGAGTAGAAGTCAAACCACTTTTAACGGAACTAACTGCCGAAGCCTCTCTTTCTCCATTCTTCCCTTCCTTATATATATTTCTCTTCTGCTTTCTTTCCCTTCATCCTCCATCGATTCCATCTTCATCGATCTCATCCTTCCCAATCGCTTCATGGCACGGCAACAGCTCCTCCTCATCGCCATTCTCACTCTCCTGGCTGTCACAGTCTTCGTCGGTGCCGATGACTCAACACCCTCTGCCTCATCGCCATCCGTAGGTGTCGACTCCGTACCAAGCGTCTTGACCCCGATTGCCACATCGCCGCTCCCGGACAGTGCCGAGGCTCCTTCTGGGGACCATGGCATCGAGGATAGCGATGCTGGCGGCGTCGGAGCTCCTCTCGGCACCCACCCCACCGAGCCAGAGAGTGAGTCCACCGCCAAGAGTGACGCCTCCCTCATCGGTGTAACCTCCAAGGCAACCCTCATGATCATTTCTGTTGCTGGCTACTTTGTGTTCTAAGTGGCTTATGCCATGATGTCATCTCATTTTGTTTAAGATAAAGGAGGATTATTGAGAGAATTGCattatgtctctaatggtctttaAGAAAAGACCATTCATCCTTGTCAAGTTTAATTCTGTCATGGTTCCAACTAATATATCTTAGAACATACGCACAAGttagcataaattaaatatatctaatcaaaatatcaaaaagaatttaaaTGAAAAAGGATGCAGAAGTAATTATTGTCATAAGGATGGGTCCCACTCCAAAATAGGACTAAAATCAATCATAGAGAAGAAAAAAACAATTaaaatgatcatataattattaaataaaagaAACGATTAAAACGACTAATTAATAGCTACGATAATTTAATCGAGTCAAAACAAATtccaattccaattccaattccaattccaattCCAGCCGAACACTAACCCCAATCTAATCCGATTCGAAAACTAATCCACCCGTCAGATGAATCGTTCCGATTCCCGAACTCGGCCCGGCAAGTATCCGAATCGTTCCCGAGAGGAATCTATAAATTAGTCACGAGATTCTCTGTGATTAGGGTTTAAGGAAACAGCTTCAAGTCGAGGACGCAAAACATAGCCCGATCGAGCGAGCATCGATCGCCATGCTTGCTTCCCTCGGCAGCTTCCTCTCTTCCCTGCCCTTCCTCGTCCCCCCCACGGAGAAGCCCCCGCCTCCTCCCCCCGTCCCTTTCCCGAAGCCTAAAACCGATGGGCTCCCTCCCGCCTCCATCCGCAGCTCGGCCCCTGTTCGGCCCCCCTCGGAGGTGACAATGCCGGCGGAGAAGGAAGGGCTCGTCTGCAGCTGCTATCCATCCTTGGCATTGGCTAACCTGTTCTACGCCCGGGGAGGGTATTACAACGCGCAGGTGGTGGTCGGGGAGGACGAGCCGGAGGAGGTGCTGCTGCGGAGGTTCAAGAGGGAGGTCATGAAGGCCGGGGTCATCCAGGAGTGCAAGAGGAGACGTTGGTTCGAGAACGAGCAGGAGAAGAAGAAGCGCAAGGCCCGTGATGCGGCCCGGAGGAATCGGAAGAGGTCTGCTCTTGGTTCATctcatcttcttgtttttcccaaAACCCTGATTTTTATGATTTGTAAAGCTCTTTTATTTAATCTCCATATCTCTTCTTATAATGGAAAGACAGTGATTAATGTTTGATCTCATCTTGGTTACTCGTGCTTTTAGAGATTTAGGTTGTTGAATACTTACGATTGAATTATACTCTGTGCAAATAGATATGCCAACATGACTATATTTCTCAGCATAAACAATTAGAGAGAGATTCCTTTTAGCATCCACAATTTAGTAGGTgttgatctactttcattacttgggCATCGATTCCATGGTCAGGTTTGGTTGTAGGTTTCGGTAATAAGCGGAAGCAATGGGGTTTGAAATGGATATCATCAGTTTGTGGACACAATGGTCGTGTTAAATAGCATGTATTGGTTGTTGCCTGAAGTCTGAACAATCACGTATTATCCGCTTGCCTTTGGACAGCTAATCCATTGAATCGATTCATACTTCTGCCTGTCTATTAGCCTTGACCTACACCTAGCTTAGATCATAATGCTGGGCAGCTAATCAAGTGTGTTTGTTTTCTCTTCTTGTTCCTCCTAAAATCCTTTGCATGTGAGTTTGTTGGTGTTACAGAATCCACCTTCAAGAAGCAAGTTAATCATCAGATGTTTTAGTCACGTTAAAATGCAATGACAGGGATTTAAAAAGTAGTGCTTTCTTGCTAACTCATACTTTTAGAGGTTTAGGTTACTCAATCCTTTTTGGCTTGATAGTTAGTCTCATTACTTTGACATAATTGTGAAGCTATAACGTATCATCAGCTTGATATCGCTCAAGATGAAAATGGAAAGGTGGTTCATTATTCTGCTATTGTTTCTGGGGTTACGACTTATATTTTAGCTGAAAACAAATATTTTCAATGAAGGTACTTGGTTTTGTTTTGGACGTCACAATTTGTAGAAAATGGTTTTGGAAATTAGTCTATTATATTCTTGTTTTCAGTGAACACTCTGTTTAGACAAGTCATGATTGACACCATGGCTGTTAGCTCTTGGTGAGCCTTGACTTGTGCTTTGCTTACAACCTTAGTTCATAAAACTGCTACTTGGTTGCTTCTGAATGATAAATATTCAATAGCAGTGTGCAACTTATTTTGCTTTGGAAATTCTTCTAAAATATTTCAACTTTGTTTGTCTCCAGACATTAACTACTTGCTCCTATTCTTTTCCTCCACTAATTTCAGGCGTTATCAACCAAAAGTCCGTAAGCAAGATAACCAGGAAGAACCAAAGGCAAAgatacaggaggaggaggaggagaaagacaaTTGGGAAATTCCTGAAGGAGAACTTCCTTAGTGCACCTAGGATGCCTTAGTGGAAGAACCTGCAGTATTTTCATGGTTttgtttttgaaagccatttaagTTAGAGTTAGCTATTACTAACTGATGCCGATGTGTTTTGtcctttctttctcctttctgttggtttttttcttctcttttcgaaTAAAGCAATGGTATGAAAATGACAAAGGTCTTGAACATTTGGTGCCTGTATATTATGATACAATATCTATTGATGGTGCCTCCTTCAAGTTAACTTTCCAGGTTAACAATGTGATGTCCACTTGGTTGCCTATTCTTTATGATTTTACTTTTATCAGATAAGGGAAGTTGTATTATTTCTTGGGGGCACTCACAGAAATTTTGTCTGCATCctctggtcctaacaattggttagGACATGTTATAAC from Musa acuminata AAA Group cultivar baxijiao chromosome BXJ2-11, Cavendish_Baxijiao_AAA, whole genome shotgun sequence encodes:
- the LOC135626225 gene encoding small ribosomal subunit protein bS21c-like — encoded protein: MLASLGSFLSSLPFLVPPTEKPPPPPPVPFPKPKTDGLPPASIRSSAPVRPPSEVTMPAEKEGLVCSCYPSLALANLFYARGGYYNAQVVVGEDEPEEVLLRRFKREVMKAGVIQECKRRRWFENEQEKKKRKARDAARRNRKRRYQPKVRKQDNQEEPKAKIQEEEEEKDNWEIPEGELP